TTTACGACCCTTTCTACGTTGCATTATGTGATAAACTTTTGCACCAAGTAATTatcttttcataaaattctttaatttctctCGCTTATGCATGGAGCTCTGTTTCTCGCTACGAAgatttgtatgtaaaaaatattgactgACGCATAAGCAGTTCCATTAACGCGCATATGCATATGCGCGCGCTAATGGAACAAAGATgaacagataaaaaaaaaagagaaataatttttttcccctctatCCCACTTTGTGTTTTGAAATTTCGCGAATATTTGTCTCGGATAATTTGCGATTCGTTATTAGGCCACTGCTTCACAATTCATTCGAAAgagaaatcattattttaaacagtCTTTGTTACTCGTGAATCGACGAGCGGAAAAATATACGCGCGGAAAAACCCCTGTTGGGAGCCACCCCGGATGCTGCTGTAGAGTAGTGCGGATCAGAGAAGAGCGACAGCGACGAAGGTCCGTGGCGCAGGCGTCATGATGGAAGTCGATAGGTGTCGATAATAACAGTTGCGCAGTGCGCACTCGTAGCAGCAGGCGAgctgctcgctcgctcgctcgcgcgcctCGCACATAACCTTCAAAGTCTTCTGTAAGTGCGGGCGAGGACTGCGAGGAGTGAGGACTGAGGAGGGTGTCGGAGGGTGTCAATCGTACGATCGCCGATCGCCGTCGTCGATCCGCGCGACGACGTGACGTGACGTGACACCTGTCAGGTGCAGGCCCGCAGGGTGGTGTCTTCCTTTGCGTCCTCGTCGACGCGTACACACAGGACGACCGGATGGAAGATTAGAAAGTATATGGACTGTCGAGAAAGGTTGCTCGCTCGTACGAAAGGTgcgtaaaaaaaacatatcgCCTTATCAAGAGATTGcacaattatttgttttttttttcgaagttAATATCGGTATCAATCGATGAGCGTGTCCCATGTAAATCCTAAAACATGTACCTATGCTTTTCCTTCATGTAATATTACGTCAGCGATTGTATTAATTGTGCATTTCGATAGTACATTAATGTTACAGCTGTTTAATAATCTCTAGAAAGTTATCTTCGTTATGTTACGTTACGTTATTTATCTTGCGAGAGAAACATGTACACGCTCTAAAGTCTCACGTTCTAAagtcagaataaaaaaattagatatatttcGAGAACGAgatttaattagtaataagAGCTGCTTTCGAAATGAACGGAATAATTGACGTAATGCAATTGTTTTAGATGGGTCATGGGTCAAGTCGCTCTACTTCGTCGAATATTCTTTCCACGGAGGAATTGACATTAGTGGAAAACCTCTTTAAATCTATGTCTCGCAGCTCAGGTTCCATCAAACGCGAGGACATATTCAAGCACTGGTCCGTACATTTGGACGATGCGTTATTACAGTTTGTGGTCCGATTTCTCTGTCACGATCCAGGAAAGAAGGTCTCGGCCATCAATGGAGAGAACTTTGGCCGGCTCTATGTCTTTGCTGTACGCGGTAATCCCGAGGAACGAACTAACCTGATCTTTGATGGTTTCTCGGAGGAAGAGCAAAAATACGAAATACCCACCACTTCGTTCCTTCAATATATTCAAGCAACGATTAACTCTTACTTGCGACTGCAGAAAAACTCTGGCAATGCCCACTACCTCACTTGGAGTAGTATTGGCTGCACTGTCAACACTAGGCGCATAGGGATGCGTTCTCGCACTCTCTGTGAGGATCTGATTAAGTATGGGGACGTGTTGACCATCGATCAAGTGGAAAATTGGTTCACGACAGCTGCCACGTTCAAGAATATTCAATCGCACGTTTTTCAATATCTTTATCTCGTCTCGCAAAAGAAGGGTAGCGATAAGAATACGGGAGCACGAATAAATGACTTGAATCTTTTGCCGTTGTGCAAAGGTTTGGAAAATATACCGCACTTTCCAAGTATATTAGGCTTAGGAGACGTTCTGTTCCTAAATTTGAGTCTGCCACACGAGTTACGTGATGAATGGCGATTTCTGTTTTCGAGTCAGGTGCATGGCGAATCGTTTTCGACCATGTTAGGAAGGATTGTGATGCAAGGTGCTACAATAATCATACTACAAGATATGGATGACCATGTATTTGGTGGTTTCGCTTCGGACAGCTGGAAACTAGGGCCGAATTTCATAGGAAATCAAACGTCATTCCTATTCAAGCTTGAGCCggaaattttgacattttcatCTACGAATTACAACAATCACTATCAATATCTCAATCTCCATCAGCAAACGATGCCTAATGGCCTGCTTATGGGGGGGCAGCTTAATTATCCCGGCCTCTGGTTGGATTGCGAATACGGCACCGGAAAATCGAGCTTGTCGTGCAcaacttttcaaaattatgtacaGCTTAGTGGTAAGGAAGACTTTAAAATCAAACACTGTGAGGTATGGGGAGTCGGTCCAGTGCCAGACGCGGAAGAGGACGTGCGCGAAATAAAGTCTGTGTTGGATCAAGACCCAACATCAAAGGTCATACTAGAATTGTCTGGTCGTAAGTTACACAGTGAGGGACTTCGCGAGGATCCAGAGtaattgtgataaatataGAGATTTTTATGAGAACttgagcagagagagagaaaaagagagagagagagagagagagagagagagagagagagagagagagagagagaacactAGTTGTAAAGATATTTACAGTTATTTAAGATTGATCAATTGATTTTACacaaaatctatataaatattgttatcgATTCTTACAATTGTAATTGGATATATGCGGGTATAAGAAACGTATTAAAAAactcatataataatatttatgatctaAAAGTCCTCCCATTTTACACGAGTGTATATCTTTGAAGTTGAAACGAATTCACGTGATAGCGACATGAGAAACAATTGAAATACATCAAGAGAAACGAATTATATTAcgaaaattgttataaaagttTGAGTGAAAAAGTTTGGCTTGTCTGTATGAATGAATTccgtaaacatttttacagACTTGAGTGAGACTAtttgtttgtaattatttatcaggTATATTATTATAGGACTTTTGTCCCCTTTTTATAACGGCCTGATATCTCTCGATTCGCGATTGTTTCTTCGATCATTCGATATTtatcatgtaattttattatgtcgtGTATATGTGTTACTTATGAATTCAGTGCTATGATATTAAAGAATGCCGAATTGTTGCGTGGCCTGAATGCCTATTGTCCAGTGCCTGACGAGtcgttataattgttaatttaccGTTCTCTGCGTATGTTGATTATTCATAAACGAACAACCGTGTGCCatacaaattgtttttgttaacTAAGACTGTATAATTGTcgtgcaaaaaataaaaggaaatatgCAAACACTCTGACCGTTTGccaattataaagtaaaaaaaaaaaaaaatgcactaGTGTAAGATCTACTAAAAGTTCAATAAACAATCAAAACCATATATTTTGTCATGTTTAATTCGACTATGTACTTTCCACACGCACACATCGATTTACAATAGACACATTTTACAGCTTCCGAAAggagtttaatttttatttttttatttgagaaactCACCCGATGACTCAAGTTGTAAGTTAAAATCAGGTTCCTGGCGAATGAGTTTGCGAAGGCCTGATAAAAGTCCAACACTTCTAATAGCCGATCTCGCTTGATTGTGTGGAGATCACAGTAAGTGAGCGCCCTAACATTCGCTGCGCTCTGGCCGATCGTCGGATTCGTCCAAAAGCTGTCGCCGAAAACATCGCCTTTCCCCAGTATAGCCACCACCTCGTCATCCTGTATGACCTCGAGACTGCCGGTCACGATAAAGCATAGGGAGTCGATAGACTCTCCTGTGTGATATAGTAGATCGCCAGGTGCGCTGTGCGACATCGTGAAGTGCATCGCCAAAGCACGCAGACATCCGTCGGACGCTAATCTAAATAGAAAATGCGCATagcgaattaaaattattataattaaaaaggatctaatttacatttataatgtaatattgtttcatttttaaatgaaatcgATGAAAAGTATTGTACAAAATCTTGATGTATCCAGAAGCACGGCAGTGTCTCGCGGCAAATATAAGCGGTCGCGATATGGGCAGCGAGCAACGATACCGGCGCGGCGGTGTATATGGAACTTACCTGAAAGCGGGATGTTCATTGAAGACTTTCCGGTTAAGATGTACGCAAATGTCGGCTTTCATGTCTTTGGGGCAATAGTTGAGAACTTTATCCGTATCCAAGCCCTTGGTCATTGCCCACGTGCTGACGACGTAATCCATGACGCGCTCGCTAAGAGCTTTCGGTACTTCATGGAGCTTCATAAATTCCCTCACGTTGTTTAACATATCGTGATACTTGGCGGTAGCGGACGTCATTTGTTGGATAATTGTGGTGACATGACCGAAGATCGTGGCGTACAATAAAGCTGGTTgcaagagaaggagaaagaaaaacaaaaatactattttaatttatttcacacaaaatagtcaatatattcattataaaaataatttttatctagcTTTATCAAACGAAGGCGATCAAATTATCTTTTCTGTATACATCAgctgatataaatttatatatcagatttaaaataacattaatatcagTACCAGCAATAATCATCATACAGATGGTAAAAATCTTCTCGTTGTCAGTTTCGGCTGCAACGTTCCCAAAGCCCACGGAAGTCATGCAAGTCATTGTGAAGTAAAGAGCAGTGACATACATCGTGCGGCGTGATGGGCCAGCTACTAGTTCGGGTGCGGTGCTGGCATTGGTCCACAAGTAGCTATACGGTGACTGGGTAACGTTGGCCAACTTCCACAACCACGAGTATTGCACCCCATTGTCGGCATCCGACCTTCCTATCGAATACCTTTAACGTAAGGAGATTTCTCATAGGATTATATATCGGATCCATTGAACGGgattgaaaaatatgatatcgAAGGATTACATATGAATGCGAGGCATCGTGCCATTTCTTTTATGATCGTGCAAAGTTGAActtaaggatgtatcggactgaagttcaaaatggtacaaagttgctaaaaatttgtgaaatcattcttttaatttccctcatgtactgaaaaaaattgaaaacgcatccactaaacggttgctgagttataactattttaattttcactaattttacatggtatccttttctatGTTATGGAAAAGGACGATCTTGACGGatgaaacagctaaaaaaatatagaaaaaatagtaccaatgttttgaatttttttgtacatctagtatatgactagatgaaaatatctgccaagtttcaattgtcttcactacacagttttacagaaataaaatataacttgagataattgtgtattttcactgtcaaaagtttaaactcataagtgaaaaaaatcgcaaatacgtaaaaaatacctttataagagtaaaaataagactccaactatcgttcaagtttcttacatctagatttactatgcgttaggcatagatatttaagtatttcaaatttcatgcacttttgtctaagattgtatgtccgatacaCCCTTAATGTTTCTGTTCGTACACTCAATGGTTTCTAAATTATCGGTTAACTTTAACTTCGATTTCATCAATttccaatatatatatatatatatatatatatatatatatatatatattgccaGTGTATGATAAACcaagtaaaaaacaattaaaaaccaAAGACAATTTTTCGAACGACCTGACTGGCATTTATTGAGCGTAAATAATTCAACGTTTCGACCAACAATCATAGTCTTCCTCAGGCacaggaataaaataaattacataacatTGATTTATATTCCTTTCTCTGTAGATACACAcgattattatgtaatttattttattcccgaGAAGGACCACGATTGTTGGTCGAAACATTGAATTATTTACGCTCAATAAACGCCAGTCAGGTCGTCCAAAAAACTGTCTTTGGTTTTTACTTGTCTTTCATTTGTTATATcgttttataacattttgtattgtttTGCCATTCACATCATCTcttataagtaaatttattttaaatataagttaaataaaagtataaacacgttaaaaataaactcaAATAAGTTTGAGTTTTATTGgatgaaaaattcaatttttaagataataataatgtagaaaataaatttaagatataataatgtagAAGCGACagagatatacatataatttgtagaaaatgAAAGTATATTGTGACACAACACAAGTATGGTGATTCTTCGGCTTTGTAAGCATGTGTATAGTAATGATGGATTATGCGACGAGCCTATCCCAGTCCGAGAAGGTGTGTTATcttgaatgtgtgtgtgtgtgtgtgtgtgtgtgtgtgtgtgtgtgtgtgtgtgtgtgtgtgtgtgtgtgtgtgtgtgtgtgtgtgtgtgtgtacgcagACAAAATCACCTTAATATGACGTACCAAATACAGGCCAGCCAGTGAGCAACCAACATGTAGAAACAGAGCAGAAGAATGAGCATCGCGGCACCGTACTCCAGATAACGATCCAACTTGCGTACGACTCTACCGAGTCGCAGCAGCCGTACCACTTTCAAAGCCGAGAACAAACTACCTATTCCGTCCTCATCGTGATCGAAGGCATTAAAAACGTCATATGGTAGACAGCTCAGTAGATCTATGATGAACCAAGATTTCAAATAGTTCATTCTGATTACCTGAAAGTTATCAAAGTGTTaacgttattatatatgtacttgCAGATAATATTAGAACAaactattttacaaaattgcaaattatcatttatagtATTtggaacaatttaaaattttacatataaaatataaacgtataaataatttacttttcttcaattaaattatttacaaacaaaattttaataaaactaattaccTTCGGATCAGACACAACTTCTCCACCAGCACCAACAAACGTTGTGTGAAAATTTAGAACAATGTCGATAAAGAATATCACGTCGACAATACTGTCTACAACTAATAAGGAGACATCTTCgctagttttatttttaaacgcgACATTATACGGCACCATGATGGCTGTGTAGAAAGTTAAACACAAAATGATCCAGTCCCAAATTGCCTTAAATGCACAgtaatgtaacaaaatgtgtGGCGGCGTTTTCGGCGCTTCTTGTCTGTATTGTGGCATAACATCGCCACTTAAGGACATCatctgaaaaaaatgaaacaaaaatatgtcagaaatattaaacgtcaaaatatgtatgtatatatctttttttgtgcaataagaattactattaaaaataactcatTTATATATGCATCTACATTTCTATgtttatgcatatacatatgttaaattcattaaggatattatatatttctgcataattttttttctgataaatgCGATATAtgtcttaaataaattataaaagaaaaggaattATTTTCAACGTTTACATATCGATTTCTTATCTCATCTATgtaatatctcttttttaCATTGAATTGGGCTCTATTAGCTTTTCATATTCCAAAaagcttttaaatatataaattttttaggtttattttgaagaaaaatttatgcagATATGTTCTCCATTTTCTGACAAAGTCGGCGTATTGAAAATATGATTCTATttcatcaatttataaaactttgtataaGTTGACTATGGTATTCCATTATCCATTATCcataatcatttttaaactGACTGTTTGAACATGAAATGGACATgaaatggacgtccatcgTATGTCCGATTTCAGACATCCATCAATGGCCAATATTTGGACGTCCATAGAATATCCGGTCTTGGGcccatatttatattatcgatttttaattattaaaacagtcTTAATTACTATCTCAGTACACACGATGATTTTCCGGACCCTTGTACAAAGTACGTTGTTTGTGTCcgtctttaatttttatcatttctacaaatatatagaaattattaaataattcgtaTGTATTATAacacttttacatttttagaaagtgtatgattatatattaaaaactgaaattgtatataaatgttataattataactgaCAATATTCCAAGAATATTCCaagatatacatacatatatatttatatatgtaatattttcaaattttatcggtgtctataatttatatgtaactttaattataattataatatcgatctgtattataaataaataaaaaatattgttataaaatgttatttacttttattgataattttgtattttttctaatttgtattttttaatgttaaattaatttggtGTTAGAATATTAACGACCGATAATcgtaaaatcttgaaaaatgataactttCTACATCTAACGTTCAGCGTCAGCTCTATACGTGCAAGCCGACTTATGTATTAGAATATCAACACAAGATGTTTATGCCCATATACATATGGTTATATCTTCTGATTCTCACTTATGATTGGTTCCACGATTCGGAGTATGAACAGTATGTATGTGTACCAAGTGCGGGAGAATCCCCTCCGAAATGTAGAGCGCAATTCACTTTTCGTTCCGATCTCAACGGGCAAGCAAGACGCGCACATTTCCACGAGAAATATTCTAACACTGATAACTCTTAATATTACTAATGAATAAAGTTTGTTCTGGTTACactaaaactatatatatatatatatatatatatatatatatatatatatatattgtttgaaCAACCTATCGGTCCTCCGGAATCCAATGAATCAGCTCTTCTATTCGAGGAGATATACGCAAACaaatatgtgttattatatatttcttttatgtgttattatatattttgttttatgtaataaatatatgatttgATTCTGCatttcaaatttgttattGCTCATAAACTattcctttatattttttaaacacttattttagaaataatcaCGAATACTAGAGCActaaaaaatatgtccatTTGAGGTCCTTTTAGATCCATTTCAGGTCCATTTCAGATCCTTTTTTAGATGTTCAATGGACGTTCGAAGTTGTGAACAACGAGCGTCCATAAGACGTCTGTCGAACCTTATTTGGTTACAATGGATGTCCGAACTTGGACGTCCAGTGGATGTCcatgtgctatctgggaatctatatattttcagtCACAGTAAAAGAGAGGTATCGAGATATTTTGAAGGTAAACAGAACAATTACACTAATAtcagtatataataaataaaaatgatataaaaacacGTAAGGACaacgatttttaattttgataagacAATTTGATAGTTAAGCCTCACATAACAAAACTTACATGACCCAGATGCGATTGTTTGGTGGTAGTCGGTACGGCTGTGTCTTTCAAGGCCGGCAGATGAGAGCTGAATTGGGAAACAAGGACCGATCTCGATCTGGTGACTGATCTGGCGAGTTTGGCAAACTTGGAAAGACCGCCTTTGCTGTCGTCTGTTTCGATGGGTTGCTTCAGGGCGGTAATGTCTCGAAACGTCAGCAGGAACAAGACCACAAGGTCTCGTTCGTTTTTGATGGGCGCTATTTGCAACAGCAGCCATAATGGTGTCTCTgtatatcgtaaaaaaaaggataacgCTGATATCATCAACATGTAAAGAGGAGAAAagataatatgatatttaatttatttattcttccaAGCACTATTAATCGCAAAAAGATtacgaattttatttctttagcaAAGACTTGAATTAGCAAGTCAGCTAATCGGAATAAAGAATCTACGCTACATGTGTCAAAAGATAGACTCTGTAAGATGTTATATACAGCAATAAAAGAGTgtaaaagagaagaagaaagtgaaatagaataaattaatagaaataattaattgaaataaaattattattcagtaCCAAGATTTGCTACTGATCGAATAGAcgattatttaatctttatctttattataaataaaatattttaaaataagagagATTAAATCCGTACATTAatgtgttacattttttatatagtcaatttgtataaagtatatagttaaattaattaagatataatatactttctaacattaaatttctaaGTAGCCGCTTAATCCTTGTAACAATAGTACGTCAATTCAAGTGACAAGTCATATTGCGCactaaattattgtaatattaattacaatattcgACATACAGGATCAAAGCTGTATGCGAGTTCAAGCCAATAGAATCCAATTATGGCATTCGCTTCTGACATTTAATAGCATAAAGCATGCAAGcatgcaaataataataataataataataataataataataataataataataataataatgaatacaattcaattaaaatacgaaaagaaaagagCAATACATGTATTGAGAGCATAATGTATAAAgatatgtacatacaataataaaatatatcagagCCGTACACGATTATCGATAGTTGTCGGTTCGGTAAGTGTCGTTGCGCTACGCAATGACAGTTATTGAACCGACAACTATCGATAACCGTGTACATACAGAATAGCGACCCAGTGCTAGGCGTATTAAATATAGCAATGtcaaaaacagaaataaatttcaaaaataatttccttGCATCTTAGATATATTCATATCATTCtttgatagaatttttatgtagtctcgaaaatattttattataaaaattaaaatggttATTCTTTTATCACGGATTAACGAAAAAACATATAcagatacatacatatatgtatacaaacaaataaaattttacgtccAAGAGAATacaagtaatatataaatgttcgAGAATATTTCGTATACTACTCCTATATAGATATTTACCGACAACTGGCTTAATTAAGCAACCTTGTAAGCCTGTCGAACGACAACGGCGTACGAGCTACATATGAGAAGCTGTATCGATAACATATATTGATGACAGAAATACCAATGACCATATTTccaagaagtaaaaaaaaaagtaagttaTTGTTATAAGAAAACTATTCTGGCTTTAAACaagttcaaaataaaataaaaaagatttcctAATTAATCATCCTACTAAATTTAGATGATTATAATAGAGAAAACTCAGCATCAAAatacttttgaaaatttagtaaatgctacaatatatagatatatttaataatatatcatttattaaggatatttaatacaaagaacactttaaaatattttgttattaatgtaaaatgtgttaaaattgtaaaatgtgAGGTATCACggaatatcaaaattatcttGAGCATTccaatattaaacattatgcAGATGTTAATTATACGTTAGAATATAAatgatgtaattatattacaacaTGCGTCATGTTGTTACACAGCGTGTTATATGTTACTGAAAACAAATGAAGAGAGTATCGAATAGAATACCTATGTATATTTGGAATATTAGgacacataaaataaatttgtgtgtTATGAGTAAAAGAGACATTTGTATAATCAATCGAAATGTCTCGGTTGAATTGAATTTGTAGGATTCAGAGAATTtgaattcatataatttagaataaataaacaaaagaattttgtataaaattttgttatttgatGCACTAATAGTAAATTGCAATAacacacacaaataaaatttagttgataaaaatttgaaaatttttaaaatattaatgtaattcgAGTGAATAAGGAATATATaagtaaacattaatttatataaactatgtAAGCTGTTAAGAagataataaatctttatttcccGTTTGTCTTTTACAATCGGTATTCATTCCTATTGATTAATCTTGTAAGTTGATAATCTTCCAGGTaactttccttttcttttcaaagAGAAAAATGAGTGTCATTGGATTTATCTCCACGCCCTTCCGATGATAAGAACTGTGATTTTCCGACAAAAAGGTATTTAGACCCGCTAAACGAGCggtacaaaaataatgttcgtaatttatttttacaactaTCGGCAAATGATACTATTGTGAGGCGATAATCTTTCTGTTTTATCTTCGATTACAAAAGAAGTATAGCCATTTTAAGGAGAAAATTTGGGAAAAATCTTAAAACGGGATGCAAAATACTAGCAATAgttctaataaatttcaaatatttaatcctTCTTATGACATCTAATGGAGAAATGAGTAGAGAGTTTAGTgatttactattaattaaatttattttttcaagaagaattgctgaaatgaaaaaaaaagatttaaaattaaatgtaattaatttaaatttcaatgctAATATAAGCTTAATGTGAAATATATCTGTcgtgaatatttatacatgtatggTATATGGTGTCCTTTGTACAGATTTTAGATTCGTGGGTGACTTACTGATGGCATTTGCGAGCACGCTTTTGCGAATCTGTGCTAGACATACCTCTTGGGCTACCTTTAAACAAAACggtttttcattattatgcTTTAATACATGCATTAAGGAAGGCTGTTTCCCTTTATGGAGAAAATCATggaatattctttaaaagttttcaaaacGATACCACACACGAATATTAAAGCGAGATGCGACATGAAGGTAAAACGACCAGTAAAATGTGAAACTTATCGATGATGTATACTGATGGTTACGTTTCGATATTCCACCAAATATTGTACATGCACATTGATACAACTCGTGCCTCGAGGCGTTTTCGCAGAACGGGAATCGATGGTTTTGCTGTTGCAATTGTTGTTGCAAacgttttaattgtaatatgtatGCTTCCACGTGCGCTTTATAAATTCatgatcaattatttaattaaaaattgttataagaaaaatgtttctctCCGAACAATGTATTCTCACTGCAtgatttttgaaatacaaaatatacagtGTGGAAGAATTAAGAAACAGcacgtaa
This sequence is a window from Monomorium pharaonis isolate MP-MQ-018 chromosome 3, ASM1337386v2, whole genome shotgun sequence. Protein-coding genes within it:
- the LOC105836811 gene encoding MTOR-associated protein MEAK7, with amino-acid sequence MGHGSSRSTSSNILSTEELTLVENLFKSMSRSSGSIKREDIFKHWSVHLDDALLQFVVRFLCHDPGKKVSAINGENFGRLYVFAVRGNPEERTNLIFDGFSEEEQKYEIPTTSFLQYIQATINSYLRLQKNSGNAHYLTWSSIGCTVNTRRIGMRSRTLCEDLIKYGDVLTIDQVENWFTTAATFKNIQSHVFQYLYLVSQKKGSDKNTGARINDLNLLPLCKGLENIPHFPSILGLGDVLFLNLSLPHELRDEWRFLFSSQVHGESFSTMLGRIVMQGATIIILQDMDDHVFGGFASDSWKLGPNFIGNQTSFLFKLEPEILTFSSTNYNNHYQYLNLHQQTMPNGLLMGGQLNYPGLWLDCEYGTGKSSLSCTTFQNYVQLSGKEDFKIKHCEVWGVGPVPDAEEDVREIKSVLDQDPTSKVILELSGRKLHSEGLREDPE